One window of Microbacterium sediminis genomic DNA carries:
- a CDS encoding PaaI family thioesterase, translated as MTEIDGMAWADERGMGPLARKMGIALTEFSIDRAVATMPVEGNQQGVGLLHGGAYVVLGESLGSMAANLYAGPGRLAVGVDINATHTSSATSGLVTGVCTPIHLGRSITVHEIAITDERGKRCSTVRITNMIKDAPAA; from the coding sequence ATGACCGAGATCGACGGGATGGCCTGGGCGGACGAGCGCGGCATGGGGCCGCTGGCGCGGAAGATGGGCATCGCGCTCACCGAGTTCTCCATCGATCGGGCCGTCGCGACGATGCCGGTCGAGGGCAATCAGCAGGGCGTGGGGCTGCTCCACGGCGGCGCCTACGTCGTGCTCGGCGAATCGCTCGGCTCGATGGCCGCTAACCTCTACGCCGGCCCCGGTCGCCTCGCCGTGGGCGTCGACATCAACGCCACGCACACCTCGTCGGCGACCTCCGGCCTCGTCACGGGCGTGTGCACGCCGATCCATCTCGGGCGATCGATCACCGTCCACGAGATCGCGATCACGGACGAGCGGGGCAAGCGCTGCTCGACCGTCCGCATCACGAACATGATCAAGGACGCGCCCGCAGCCTGA
- the polA gene encoding DNA polymerase I encodes MTDSAKPTLLVVDGHSLAYRAFFALPVENFSTKDGQHTNGIYGFLSMFVNLLKAEKPTHVAVAFDTSRESFRTREYAEYKATRSETPAEFKGQIPLLQECLDAMGVTVLTKPDYEADDILATLATRGENEGWNVLVCSGDRDTIQLVTDGVTLLYPSVQGVSQLKRYDPQTVRERYGVEPAMYPDIAALVGETSDNLPGVPKVGEKTAVKWLTQFGSLDAVLEGADTIKGVVGGNLREHLDDVRRNRRLNRLLRDVELPVGLDDLKIKPLDGQAVRDIFARLEFRALLPRVFEAAGAPAEEEPAAPIAQAPAPVQLDAEALAAWVANAQGEVGVTVTLLGGQPDRLGLATADEVVEAAWGDDVATALGPWFASDAPKVMSDAKPQIKALARGGVSLAGLAFDALLAGWLLRPSFPDKTLGHLVERLLGEKLPEADPSQLVPETEGATPGQLSWFTLRVTEALREEMPESVARVLTDIELPTVATLAAMELAGVAVSHAKLSEFSGELGARAETIAQEAYAAIGREVNLGSPKQLQEVLFEELQLPKTRKTKTGYTTDAASLADLQEKAHHPFLDLLLRHREATKLKQIIDGLDAAIDSTGRVHTTYVQTGSQTGRLSSTDPNLQNIPVRTEESKRIRAAFEVGAGYETLLTADYSQIEMRIMAHLSGDPGLVEAFNSGEDLHRFVGSRVFGVDPADVTPEMRTKVKAMSYGLVYGLSAFGLAKQLRIDQTEAKKLMLDYFARFGAVRDYLRASVEAAREVGYTETIFGRRRPFPDLKSPNRQLRENAERAALNAPIQGSAADIMKIALFRIHEDLRAHESRVLLQIHDELVIEVAPGEWDVVEAIVRDRMGSAAELSVPLDVQVGRGADWNEAAH; translated from the coding sequence GTGACGGACTCCGCAAAGCCTACCCTTCTGGTCGTCGACGGCCATTCCCTCGCATACCGGGCGTTCTTCGCGCTCCCGGTCGAGAACTTCTCGACGAAGGACGGCCAGCACACCAACGGGATCTACGGCTTCCTGTCGATGTTCGTCAACCTCCTCAAGGCCGAGAAGCCGACCCACGTGGCCGTCGCCTTCGACACCTCGCGCGAGTCGTTCCGCACCCGCGAGTACGCGGAGTACAAGGCCACGCGGTCCGAGACGCCGGCGGAGTTCAAGGGCCAGATCCCGCTGCTGCAGGAGTGCCTCGACGCCATGGGCGTCACCGTGCTGACCAAGCCCGATTACGAGGCCGACGACATCCTCGCCACCCTCGCGACGCGCGGCGAGAACGAGGGCTGGAACGTGCTCGTGTGCTCCGGCGATCGCGACACGATCCAGCTCGTCACCGACGGCGTCACGCTGCTGTACCCCTCCGTGCAGGGCGTCTCGCAGCTCAAGCGCTACGACCCGCAGACGGTCCGCGAGCGCTACGGCGTGGAGCCGGCCATGTATCCCGACATCGCCGCCCTCGTCGGCGAGACGAGCGACAACCTGCCGGGCGTGCCCAAGGTGGGCGAGAAGACGGCCGTGAAGTGGCTGACGCAGTTCGGCTCGCTCGATGCGGTCCTCGAGGGCGCCGACACGATCAAGGGCGTCGTCGGCGGCAACCTCCGCGAGCACCTCGACGACGTGCGCCGCAACCGGCGCCTCAACCGCCTGCTGCGCGACGTGGAGCTGCCGGTCGGCCTGGACGACCTCAAGATCAAGCCGCTCGACGGGCAGGCCGTGCGCGACATCTTCGCGCGCCTGGAGTTCCGCGCGCTCCTGCCGCGGGTGTTCGAGGCGGCCGGGGCGCCGGCCGAAGAGGAGCCGGCGGCGCCGATCGCGCAGGCTCCCGCGCCGGTGCAGCTCGACGCCGAGGCGCTGGCCGCGTGGGTGGCGAACGCGCAGGGCGAGGTGGGCGTGACGGTCACGCTGCTCGGCGGCCAGCCCGATCGGCTCGGCCTGGCCACGGCCGACGAGGTCGTCGAGGCCGCGTGGGGCGACGACGTCGCCACCGCGCTCGGCCCGTGGTTCGCCTCGGACGCGCCCAAGGTCATGAGCGACGCCAAGCCGCAGATCAAGGCGCTGGCGCGCGGGGGAGTGAGCCTCGCGGGGCTGGCCTTCGACGCGCTGCTGGCCGGCTGGCTGCTGCGGCCGTCGTTCCCCGACAAGACCCTGGGCCACCTCGTCGAGCGCCTGCTCGGCGAGAAGCTGCCCGAGGCCGACCCGTCGCAGCTCGTACCCGAGACGGAGGGCGCCACGCCCGGTCAGCTGTCGTGGTTCACGCTGCGGGTCACCGAGGCGCTGCGCGAGGAGATGCCGGAGTCGGTCGCCCGCGTGCTCACCGACATCGAGCTGCCCACTGTGGCGACGCTGGCCGCGATGGAGCTCGCGGGCGTGGCCGTCTCGCACGCCAAGCTCTCGGAGTTCTCGGGCGAGCTCGGCGCCCGCGCCGAGACCATCGCGCAGGAGGCCTACGCGGCGATCGGCCGCGAGGTGAACCTCGGCTCGCCCAAGCAGCTGCAGGAGGTGCTCTTCGAGGAGCTGCAGCTCCCCAAGACGCGCAAGACGAAGACCGGCTACACCACCGACGCCGCCTCGCTGGCCGACCTGCAGGAGAAGGCGCACCACCCGTTCCTCGACCTGCTGCTGCGCCACCGCGAGGCCACCAAGCTCAAGCAGATCATCGACGGCCTCGACGCCGCGATCGACTCGACCGGCCGCGTGCACACCACCTACGTGCAGACGGGCAGCCAGACCGGTCGGCTGTCGAGCACCGACCCCAACCTGCAGAACATCCCCGTGCGCACGGAGGAGTCCAAGCGCATCCGGGCGGCGTTCGAGGTCGGCGCGGGGTACGAGACGCTGCTGACGGCCGACTACTCGCAGATCGAGATGCGGATCATGGCGCACCTGTCGGGCGATCCCGGGCTCGTCGAGGCGTTCAACTCCGGCGAGGACCTGCACCGGTTCGTCGGCTCGCGGGTGTTCGGCGTCGATCCGGCCGATGTCACGCCCGAGATGCGCACGAAGGTGAAGGCCATGTCGTACGGCCTCGTCTACGGGCTCTCGGCGTTCGGCCTGGCCAAGCAGCTGCGCATCGACCAGACCGAGGCCAAGAAGCTCATGCTGGACTACTTCGCCCGCTTCGGCGCGGTGCGCGACTACCTGCGCGCGTCCGTCGAGGCGGCCCGCGAGGTCGGTTACACCGAGACGATCTTCGGGCGCCGGCGACCGTTCCCCGACCTGAAGAGCCCCAACCGCCAGCTGCGCGAGAACGCCGAGCGCGCGGCGCTCAACGCGCCGATCCAGGGCAGCGCGGCCGACATCATGAAGATCGCGCTGTTCCGCATCCACGAGGACCTGCGCGCACACGAGTCGCGGGTGCTGCTGCAGATCCACGACGAGCTCGTGATCGAGGTCGCCCCGGGCGAGTGGGACGTCGTCGAGGCGATCGTCCGCGATCGCATGGGATCGGCCGCCGAGCTGTCGGTGCCGCTGGATGTGCAGGTCGGCCGCGGGGCCGACTGGAACGAAGCCGCTCACTGA
- a CDS encoding DUF885 domain-containing protein — translation MTERTPTPIDRIADAWVDTLAVRKPELATYIGRPEGQDRFADYSPEGLEADAVAARETLAQLRAATPVDDVDRVTQQDLGDDLALDLELHEAGWPLRDLNVIASPSQEIRNVFDLMPTDGVEDWATIARRMAAVPDALAGYIETLRAGIAAGVVPAVRQVREVVGQIDRYIADDGFFATLAAQAAPGEGELPASLRADLDGGQRAAREAYSGLQAFLRDELAPAAGEGDGVGRELYALHSRRFLGAVIDLDETYEWGVEELARMVAEQERIADQIVPGATVEEAIAFLEKDDSRKLHGTDALREWMQRTSDAAVAELGRTHFDIPEPVRRLECMIAPTQEGGIYYTGPTDDFSRPGRMWWSVPEGVTEFDTWRELTTVYHEGVPGHHLQIGQATYNRAELNSWRRLLAGSSGHAEGWALYAERLMEQLGYLDDPADRLGMLDGQRMRAARVVLDIGVHLGKQRPDGAGAWDADFALDFMRRNVNMDDGFVRFEVNRYLGWPGQAPSYKVGQRIWEQVRDAYQAAQGAEFSMKEFHKRALDLGGVGLDTLRTALVG, via the coding sequence ATGACCGAACGCACGCCGACCCCGATCGACCGCATCGCCGACGCCTGGGTCGACACCCTCGCCGTCCGCAAGCCCGAGCTGGCCACCTACATCGGCCGGCCCGAGGGGCAGGACCGGTTCGCCGACTACAGCCCGGAGGGCCTCGAGGCCGATGCCGTCGCGGCTCGGGAGACGCTCGCGCAGCTGCGCGCGGCGACCCCCGTCGACGACGTCGACCGCGTCACGCAGCAGGACCTCGGCGACGACCTGGCGCTCGACCTCGAGCTGCACGAGGCGGGATGGCCGCTGCGCGACCTCAACGTGATCGCCAGCCCGTCGCAGGAGATCCGCAACGTCTTCGACCTCATGCCGACCGACGGCGTCGAGGACTGGGCCACGATCGCGCGCCGCATGGCCGCGGTGCCCGACGCGCTGGCCGGCTACATCGAGACGCTCCGCGCCGGCATCGCGGCGGGCGTCGTGCCGGCCGTGCGCCAGGTGCGCGAGGTGGTCGGGCAGATCGACCGCTACATCGCCGACGACGGCTTCTTCGCCACGCTGGCGGCGCAGGCCGCGCCGGGCGAGGGCGAGCTCCCCGCGAGCCTGCGCGCCGACCTCGACGGCGGCCAGCGCGCCGCGCGCGAGGCGTATTCGGGGCTGCAGGCGTTCCTGCGCGACGAGCTCGCGCCGGCGGCGGGCGAGGGCGACGGCGTCGGCCGCGAGCTCTACGCCCTGCACTCGCGCCGCTTCCTCGGCGCCGTCATCGACCTCGACGAGACGTACGAGTGGGGCGTCGAGGAGCTCGCGCGCATGGTCGCCGAGCAGGAGCGGATCGCCGATCAGATCGTTCCGGGTGCCACGGTGGAGGAGGCGATCGCCTTCCTCGAGAAGGACGACAGCCGCAAGCTGCACGGCACCGATGCGCTGCGCGAGTGGATGCAGCGCACGAGCGACGCCGCCGTGGCCGAGCTGGGCCGCACGCACTTCGACATCCCGGAGCCCGTGCGCCGCCTGGAGTGCATGATCGCGCCCACCCAGGAGGGCGGGATCTACTACACGGGGCCCACCGACGACTTCTCGCGCCCCGGCCGCATGTGGTGGTCGGTACCCGAGGGCGTCACGGAGTTCGACACGTGGCGCGAGCTGACGACCGTGTACCACGAGGGCGTCCCGGGCCATCACCTGCAGATCGGCCAGGCCACGTACAACCGCGCCGAGCTCAACTCGTGGCGGCGGCTGCTCGCCGGCAGCTCCGGCCACGCCGAGGGGTGGGCGCTCTACGCCGAGCGCCTCATGGAGCAGCTCGGCTACCTCGACGACCCGGCCGACCGGCTCGGCATGCTCGACGGCCAGCGCATGCGCGCCGCGCGCGTCGTGCTCGACATCGGCGTGCACCTGGGCAAGCAGCGCCCCGACGGCGCGGGCGCGTGGGACGCGGACTTCGCGCTGGACTTCATGCGCCGCAACGTCAACATGGACGACGGCTTCGTGCGCTTCGAGGTCAACCGCTACCTCGGCTGGCCGGGACAGGCGCCGTCGTACAAGGTCGGCCAGCGCATCTGGGAGCAGGTGCGCGACGCCTACCAGGCCGCCCAGGGCGCGGAGTTCTCCATGAAGGAGTTCCACAAGCGCGCCCTCGATCTCGGCGGGGTCGGCCTCGACACCCTCCGCACCGCCCTTGTCGGCTGA